The DNA segment CGCGGGAATGGGTGAATCCGATCGAACAAAGAGAAGCGCCCACAAATACCTTGATAcagtttggagtttggactcTGCCACAAATGTGTAACAAAGTGGCCAAAATGTGAAATGTGCCTCGTCAATTTGAACCGATTTAAGCCCAATTTAtaggtttttttaatttaaaaaaaaacagttcgGTTGACGTGTTTGAAATGCAATAACACTACAAGTACTAGTGCAAATGTGCAATGATGTCCAATTTTTGTTTGTATGAAGGAAAATATTGATTTCAGGAATTGAAGTGATATGACTACTGGTAGAGTGGAAGTCATAATTTTGAATGTTGGCGATAATTCCAACTTGGTGGAGTACTCCGTAAACATCTACTACTATTGCACTGGTTACGGCACAAGGTGCATGTGCTagaatatcttttttttttctctttttctttcattaATTTGCTATTGCACAGTGGCATTTTACAAAACCTTCTCTACCCTCAGCAAATGAATAAAAAATCTCTAGGATTCCCAGAAGATAATTTCACCATTGTCGCCAACTAAACCAATATCCTTGAGTCTCCGTTCTTGGTAGTACTCTAGGCCATCCagttcctcctccctctgcttGAAAATGTCATCAATCTGCTGTAACACTTTCTTCTCACCGGCCCTGACTTCAACGGCAATTTGAAGCCTTGGCTGAAGATTTTCACTTCCCAACAGTTCTTCGTCCTACATATATTTTGACATGTTTCGTAATACTAATTTGGAGATAAtaacataaaaaagaaaatgaacaaTGCTTATTCGGGTTATAAACATACCTCTTCTATGGTAGTGTGGTAAGCACCAAGGGCAGATTTGCAGGCATTTCGGATGACCTGACATATCGCTTCTTCATTATCTTGACTCACTGGCAGTTCAAGGTGGCCCCAAACAGCATTTCTGAAGAGTGCTTCCAAGAGAAATGCATCTGTTCCCCCAAGGCAGAGTAATCGCAGGTAAGGTAGCatttgaggaggaagagatTCACCAAGGACAATATCAAAGTATGCAGTCTCCCCCATCCCATTTAGCTCTGCAATGTCAAGCTTGTCATCATAAAATGGATCAGATTCAGATATCTCCAAGGTCAGAGTATATGCATcccttgatgaatttgattcGGTGAAACCATAATCAAGCGCTAATTCTGCGTTGCTCTTGTCCAAATCATACTGAATATATATCTGTCAAATCATTATTTAGTATATAAATGTTGTCAGTGAACAAAAGTCACAGCTGCACAACTATATGATTTCCTTAAAATGAATAAATGGGAACCTGTACCTGTTCTCCAGATTTAACATTCACCGGTGTTCGCAAAGAAAACACAACATCCCTACCAAAAAGACCCTTTCCTTTGATCTCCCAACTGGACTCTTTTGAGGCTATATCATCGCTGTGATTTACCTGGTTTGGCAAAGCACCAAAATGATTAGAACATAATGGTTTCCCAATATTTTGGTTGGATTTGTATTATATATCGAGGGAAAAGTATTGAAAGAGCATATTATAgtgtataataaaaaaattctgaacGTTTTGGCATGACAAATTACAGGCATGGTTTCCAGTGGTATCTATTTTGCAAAGATAAGTCGGTTCACAGCATGTTGGAAAAGTAGAAAATGCAGGCATGATTGCATTTCAAGATCTTACAAGATCAGCAAATGGTATGAGAGCAAGCTTATCTCCACGGAGCTCCGCAAACACCCGTGATCTGAGTATGCCGAATGCCCATAGGAAATCATCGAATGTTACAGTACCAGGAAAGAGCTCCTTGTTCTCGCTTATGATCTCAGCTTCAACACTCTCAAATTCACTCTGCACATACTCCTTCACACCCATTGTTGTGCTCAGTAACTGTGTTCCTGCAAGGAACAAAAGCATACAGATTTCAACAAAGATACTAGCAACCAGTATGAACAAAACGAGCTCGCTTTGTAATTAAAATTCATGGATTTTGAACTTTTTGCAATGGACGCCCACCTTGTATCTCCAAGAGCTCTTCTTCTGACCTGCACTGGAGGCACGAAGCAACCACTCAAAAGCATCAGCACGGAGAGGAATGTGAGGTTACTCGTGATGAACCACCCAAAACAAACAGgagcatttcatcgaacacatgGAGGGCGATGAGCGATCAGCATCACCTCAACTCACCAGAAGATGGTGGAGTCGGTCTGGCGCGGGAGGATGGCGAGGTAGGGCGCCCACGGCGAGCCGGCGCCGCGGGCGGCctcgcggaggaggagcagcgcgaCGGCGACCCAGGGCCTgagccccccgccgccgacggcggcgccgaggtcggaggccgcgacggcgtcggcgtccagCCAGAGCTTCTTGGGCACCTCGGCGAGCACCTCCCCGCGGGGCAGGTCCCGCGCCGCGACGAGGCCGAGGCCACCCtccgggacggcggcgggcgccgccgcgccggccccCGCGTCCGCGCCGTGGGACGACACCCAGCGCCTGAACTCCTGCAGCGCGGCgtccgtgggcggcggcgcggccgcggtcgacgacgacgtcccgGCCGCTGCGCCGgacgcggccgcgcggcggggGAGCGGGCGCCGGATGCGGAGGCGGGGAGGCTGCGGGTGGAcggagaggaggcgaggagggaggaggtggtggtggtggatggcaGCAGCCATGGCGCGCAGCCAGAAGGCGGACGAGAGCGGGGTTGCGGATTAGACGAGACGACGACCGTTGGTTCCGCGCGCTCTTGGGGGACAATGGATATGAACAGTCGCTCACAGCTGCTCCGTCAAGCCCGTCAAGGCCCTTTTATTAGTTTTAGGCTTAGCTTATTTGTTTAGAATTTTAAGTTACTAGTTTATTGGTTTGTATATGATTTATAAACCGATGAATTTAATGTTTTAAGGTTAGTGATGAAGTTATACATCTATctcacataagaaaaaaaacttctccaaTCGAGTTTTTGACTTAacagtgttagagtggcttatgatTTAAAAAAGGCATTACTTGTTTGTTTAGTCTTAGACTTTTCGGTTTATAAAttagcttataagcctaaataaAGAGGGTCTAGATTCTGCTTATCGGTGTCGTTAGCTCAAAGCAAGCTACGTACCAGATTTCATTGAATAAAACAGAAGTAAAAAGTTTGTATAGTCGTGAAAGAAAATATCCAAAAAAGTAAAACTGAGGATGAGCTCCGATAGACGTTTCACTCCAACTGAGTTTCACCTTCCTCCTTGATTTTCACCACCCACGCCATTTCCGTTGTGGAGAAGTTTACACAGTAGTATTATGGTTCAATTCA comes from the Oryza glaberrima chromosome 9, OglaRS2, whole genome shotgun sequence genome and includes:
- the LOC127784497 gene encoding fructose-bisphosphate aldolase-lysine N-methyltransferase, chloroplastic, which gives rise to MAAAIHHHHLLPPRLLSVHPQPPRLRIRRPLPRRAAASGAAAGTSSSTAAAPPPTDAALQEFRRWVSSHGADAGAGAAAPAAVPEGGLGLVAARDLPRGEVLAEVPKKLWLDADAVAASDLGAAVGGGGLRPWVAVALLLLREAARGAGSPWAPYLAILPRQTDSTIFWSEEELLEIQGTQLLSTTMGVKEYVQSEFESVEAEIISENKELFPGTVTFDDFLWAFGILRSRVFAELRGDKLALIPFADLVNHSDDIASKESSWEIKGKGLFGRDVVFSLRTPVNVKSGEQIYIQYDLDKSNAELALDYGFTESNSSRDAYTLTLEISESDPFYDDKLDIAELNGMGETAYFDIVLGESLPPQMLPYLRLLCLGGTDAFLLEALFRNAVWGHLELPVSQDNEEAICQVIRNACKSALGAYHTTIEEDEELLGSENLQPRLQIAVEVRAGEKKVLQQIDDIFKQREEELDGLEYYQERRLKDIGLVGDNGEIIFWES